Proteins encoded within one genomic window of Citricoccus muralis:
- a CDS encoding thiamine ABC transporter substrate-binding protein, producing MLNPTSTRRARTALTVSGLAVVSTLALAGCSLTGGSGDSNGSDEAGESGGTVTIMTHDSFAISEEQIAEFEEQSGYELVTTAPGDSGALVNQLILQKDSPTVDGVYGIEDYSTAPLVDEGVMAEYSSEALPDSAQELLADGDAVGYFTPIDQGQVCINVDDAWFADDASNTDELAAPTSLEQLRDPEYAELLTVIDPNTSSPGLAFLAATATAYPDGEWENYWSDLLDGGATVASGWSDAYYVEFSGSDGEGPSPLVLSYSSSPAYEPTTSIIEDSCSPQVEYAGVVEGAQNPEGAQAFIDFLLSEDFQASLPEAMYMYPVDDSVELPTEWTENAQLAEDPIRPDTAEVAEQRADWLTTWTELYES from the coding sequence ATGCTCAACCCGACCTCTACGCGCCGAGCGCGTACCGCCCTCACCGTGTCCGGCCTCGCCGTCGTCAGTACTCTGGCGCTGGCCGGCTGCTCGCTGACCGGAGGATCCGGTGACTCCAACGGCTCCGATGAGGCTGGGGAATCCGGCGGCACCGTGACCATCATGACCCACGACTCGTTCGCGATCTCCGAAGAGCAGATCGCCGAGTTCGAAGAGCAGTCCGGCTACGAGCTGGTCACTACCGCGCCCGGGGACTCCGGCGCCCTGGTGAACCAGTTGATCCTGCAGAAGGACTCCCCCACCGTGGACGGGGTGTACGGCATCGAGGACTACTCCACCGCCCCGTTGGTGGACGAGGGGGTCATGGCTGAATATTCGTCGGAGGCACTGCCCGATTCCGCACAGGAGCTGCTGGCCGACGGCGACGCGGTTGGCTACTTCACCCCGATCGATCAGGGCCAGGTGTGCATCAACGTGGACGACGCCTGGTTCGCAGACGATGCCAGCAACACCGACGAGCTGGCCGCTCCCACCTCGCTGGAGCAGCTGCGTGATCCGGAGTATGCCGAGCTGCTCACCGTGATCGACCCGAACACTTCCTCCCCCGGGCTCGCATTCCTTGCGGCCACCGCCACTGCCTACCCCGACGGCGAATGGGAGAACTACTGGAGTGACCTGCTCGACGGCGGCGCGACCGTGGCCTCCGGCTGGTCGGACGCCTACTACGTGGAGTTCTCCGGATCCGACGGCGAGGGCCCCTCCCCGCTGGTGCTGAGCTACTCGTCGTCGCCCGCTTATGAGCCCACCACCAGCATCATCGAGGATTCCTGCTCCCCGCAGGTCGAATACGCCGGGGTCGTCGAGGGCGCGCAGAATCCGGAAGGCGCCCAGGCGTTCATTGACTTCCTGCTCTCCGAGGACTTCCAGGCCTCGCTGCCGGAGGCGATGTACATGTACCCGGTGGACGACAGTGTTGAACTTCCCACCGAGTGGACCGAGAACGCCCAGCTCGCCGAGGACCCGATCCGGCCGGACACCGCCGAGGTGGCCGAGCAGCGCGCTGACTGGCTCACCACCTGGACCGAGCTCTACGAGTCCTGA
- a CDS encoding ABC transporter permease has product MFFAWPVGAMLTRGFLGEHGVDLTGFAEVLGSARSWRIIGHTLFMAVAGTAGAVLLGIPGAYILYRCRFPGQSLLRGISTIPFVLPTVVVGVAFRALFGPGGPLQFLGLDQTTAAVVLAMVFFNFSVVVRQVGALWQVLDPRTVDAARTLGASPLRAFTTVTLPALGPAIASSAGLVFLFCSTAYGIVRSLGAPGVGTVETEIHRQTHVFLDLRTAAVFSVLQFVFVLASVGLTQGVLKRTTTGLRLQQSHTHRLTRADVVPLALTLATVVLLVSGPLVSLVVRSFRTAGEWSVTNYQLLATSSGTGYAGGATVLEALEHSVRIAVDATLITLVMAVPLAFLLTRPVRTVWGRRLQRGMDALIMLPIGVSAVTIGFGFVVSVQLAAPQLAYSGALVPLAQSVVALPMVVRTLVPVLGAISPRLREAAATLGASPLRVLATVDGPFLLRGLGLATGFAFAISLGEFGATSFLASPERQTLPMLIVQLLGRPGADNYGMAMAGSVLLAVITAAVLLICERLRPRALRDRAPEQTLGSSLATPSTQKVGAL; this is encoded by the coding sequence GTGTTCTTCGCCTGGCCCGTCGGAGCCATGCTGACCCGCGGGTTTCTCGGCGAGCACGGGGTCGACCTCACCGGGTTCGCCGAAGTGCTGGGCAGTGCGCGCAGTTGGCGGATCATCGGGCACACCCTGTTCATGGCGGTTGCTGGGACGGCGGGGGCGGTGCTGCTGGGCATCCCCGGCGCCTACATCCTCTACCGGTGCCGGTTCCCCGGTCAGTCGCTGCTGCGCGGAATCTCCACCATCCCGTTCGTACTGCCCACCGTGGTGGTGGGGGTGGCCTTCCGCGCCCTGTTCGGCCCCGGCGGGCCGCTGCAGTTCCTGGGTCTGGACCAGACGACGGCGGCGGTCGTTCTCGCGATGGTGTTCTTCAACTTCTCGGTGGTGGTGCGCCAGGTGGGCGCGCTGTGGCAGGTGCTGGACCCGCGCACCGTGGATGCCGCGCGCACCCTGGGCGCCTCCCCGCTGCGCGCGTTCACCACCGTCACCCTGCCCGCGCTCGGACCCGCCATCGCCTCCTCCGCGGGGTTGGTGTTCCTGTTCTGTTCCACCGCCTACGGGATCGTCCGCTCGCTGGGCGCGCCGGGTGTAGGCACCGTGGAAACCGAGATCCACCGGCAGACCCACGTGTTCCTGGATCTGCGCACCGCCGCGGTGTTCTCGGTGCTGCAGTTCGTGTTCGTGCTCGCCTCGGTGGGGCTCACCCAGGGAGTACTGAAGCGCACCACCACCGGGCTGCGGCTGCAACAGTCCCACACCCACCGTCTCACCCGCGCCGACGTCGTGCCCCTGGCCCTCACCCTGGCCACCGTGGTGCTGCTGGTCTCCGGGCCCCTGGTGTCCCTGGTGGTGCGCTCGTTCCGTACTGCTGGCGAGTGGAGCGTAACTAATTACCAGCTGCTGGCCACCAGCTCCGGGACCGGGTACGCCGGCGGTGCCACGGTGCTCGAGGCACTGGAGCATTCCGTGCGGATCGCCGTCGACGCCACGTTGATCACCCTGGTGATGGCGGTGCCGCTGGCGTTTCTGCTCACCCGCCCGGTGCGCACCGTGTGGGGGCGGCGGCTGCAGCGCGGCATGGATGCGCTGATCATGCTGCCGATCGGGGTGTCCGCGGTGACCATCGGCTTCGGCTTCGTGGTCTCCGTGCAGCTGGCCGCCCCGCAGCTGGCCTACTCCGGCGCCCTGGTGCCGCTGGCCCAGTCGGTGGTGGCGCTGCCGATGGTGGTGCGCACCCTGGTGCCCGTGTTGGGTGCGATCAGTCCCCGGCTGCGCGAGGCCGCGGCCACCCTGGGCGCTTCCCCGCTGCGGGTGCTCGCTACCGTGGACGGGCCGTTCCTGCTGCGCGGTCTCGGCCTGGCCACCGGTTTCGCCTTCGCCATCTCGCTGGGCGAGTTCGGCGCCACCAGTTTCCTGGCCTCCCCCGAGCGCCAAACCCTGCCGATGCTGATCGTCCAATTGCTCGGCCGCCCCGGCGCGGACAACTACGGAATGGCGATGGCCGGCTCCGTGCTACTGGCGGTGATCACCGCCGCCGTGCTGCTGATCTGCGAGCGCCTGCGCCCGCGCGCCCTGCGCGACCGTGCCCCCGAACAGACGCTGGGCTCCAGCCTCGCCACGCCCTCAACCCAGAAAGTCGGTGCCCTGTGA
- a CDS encoding ABC transporter ATP-binding protein — MSVPAVECQQVSITYPDGFTAVQDIDLAVAPGEIVALLGPSGSGKSTLLRGLAGLERITSGRVLMDDVVVDGPGVIPRPVHQRGCGMVFQDGQLFPHRTVGRNIAYGLEAAGVPKPERRERVAQMLQLVSLEGFENRPVTTLSGGQGQRVALARSLAPRPKLLLLDEPLSALDRDLRERLAVDIRQILTSTSIAAVFVTHDHDEAATVADRIVTIDAGRIITA, encoded by the coding sequence GTGAGTGTCCCCGCCGTGGAATGTCAGCAGGTGTCCATCACCTACCCCGATGGCTTCACCGCGGTACAGGACATTGACCTGGCCGTGGCCCCCGGGGAGATCGTCGCCCTGCTCGGGCCCTCCGGCTCCGGCAAGTCCACCCTATTGCGCGGGCTGGCCGGCCTGGAGCGCATCACCTCCGGGCGGGTGTTGATGGACGACGTCGTCGTGGACGGCCCGGGCGTGATCCCGCGTCCAGTGCATCAGCGAGGCTGCGGCATGGTGTTCCAGGACGGCCAGCTGTTCCCGCACCGCACCGTGGGGCGGAACATCGCCTACGGGCTGGAAGCCGCCGGGGTCCCGAAGCCCGAGCGCAGGGAGCGGGTGGCGCAGATGCTACAGCTGGTTAGCCTGGAGGGGTTCGAGAATCGCCCGGTCACCACCCTGTCGGGCGGGCAAGGCCAGCGAGTTGCCCTGGCACGGTCCTTGGCGCCGCGGCCGAAGCTGCTGCTGCTCGACGAGCCGCTCTCCGCCCTGGATCGCGACCTGCGCGAGCGCCTGGCCGTGGACATCCGCCAGATCCTGACGTCGACCTCCATCGCCGCAGTCTTCGTCACCCACGACCACGACGAGGCTGCCACCGTCGCCGACCGCATCGTCACCATCGACGCCGGTCGGATCATCACGGCCTAG
- a CDS encoding sulfurtransferase TusA family protein, producing the protein MVEAKQAMEQLPAGDELVINFDCTQATDSLPEWAAENGYPVTEFVKRGAAEWSITVQKP; encoded by the coding sequence CTGGTGGAGGCCAAGCAGGCCATGGAGCAGCTGCCGGCGGGTGACGAGCTCGTCATCAACTTCGACTGCACCCAGGCCACCGACTCGCTGCCCGAGTGGGCCGCAGAGAACGGCTACCCGGTGACGGAGTTCGTCAAGCGCGGCGCCGCCGAGTGGTCGATCACCGTGCAGAAGCCCTGA